Below is a genomic region from Streptomyces ferrugineus.
GGCCGAGGTGATCTCGTCGGCGATGACGAACCGGGGACGCGGCGCTAGGGCCCGTGCGATCGCCAGCCGCTGCCGTTGGCCGCCGGAGAACTCGTGCGGGTAGCGGTCCATGGTGTCCGGGTCGAGGCTCACCTGGCCGAGCAGCTCGGCGATCCGGGTCCGGACCGGTTTGACCCTGGCCCGGATCGGATCGAGTGCTTCGGCGAGTGACTGCGCGACGGTGCGCCGCGGGTCGAACGAGGAGTACGGGTCCTGCGGGATCATCTGGACCGTCGCGGCTCCCGCCCGTCCGCGCGAGGTGCGCAGCGGGGCGTCGTCCACGAGGATCCGGCCGCTCGACGGCCTGTGGACGCCGACGAGTGTCCGGGCCAGCGTCGTCTTGCCCGAACCGGACTCGCCGACGAGTGCGAGAGTGGTGCCCCGGGGGATGTCGAACGAGACTCCCTTGAGCACCCTGCGGGCCGCGGCGCCGTTGCCGAGCTCGACGGTGAGGTCCTCGACGCGCAGCAGCGGGGCGGCCGCCTGCGGGTCCGGTGCGGTTGCGGTGGCGGACATCAGCGGCTCCCTTCCGCGGCCCGGGTTGGGCGGTCCGCGGTTTTGTCGGCAAGGTCGTCCGGCGGCGCCCCGTTCGGCTGCGCCGCATGCGCGTCGGCCGTCCACCGGACCGCGCTGAGGGTTCCACCGGCCTCGGCCGCGGCGGGCGTCGCCGCGAGCAGCGCGCGGGTGTACGGGTGGGTGACCGTCCCCCGGCGCAGGTCGTCGCCCGTCGTCCGGTCGACGACCCGGCCGCCGTGGAGCACCAGGACCGTGTCACAGAGCACGCCGACCACGCCGATGTCGTGCGAGATGAACAGCATCGCCGTACCGTGCTCGCGGTTGATGCGCCGGAACTGCCGCAGCACCTCCGCCTGGACGGTGACGTCGAGGGCGGTCGTCGGTTCGTCGGCGATGAGCAGGCGCGGGTTCGTCGTCATCGCGGAGGCGATCGAGGCGCGCTGGAGCATGCCGCCGCTCAGCTCGTGCGGGTGCTGGCGCAGCCGCCGCTCCGGCTCGGTGACGTGGATGTCGGCCAGGGCGCGGCCCATGTCCTGCGCGGCCTGGCGCCGGGGCGTCCCCAGATGCACCCTGGCCACCTCGGTGAGCTGGGTGCCGAGCCGCAGCGCGGGGTTGAACGTGCCGATCGGGTCCTGGTAGACGATGCCGATCTCGGTCGCGAGGCGCCGCTCCGGCGGTGTGCCGAGCAGGTCGAGGTCGCCGAGGGCGAGGCGCGACGCGTTCGCCCGCACGCCCTCGGGGAGCAGGCCCGCGACCGCCATGGCGATGGTGGACTTGCCCGAGCCCGACTCCCCGACGAGGCCGACGATCTGGCCGGCCCCGATGGTGAACGACACGTCGTCGACGAGTGTCCGGTCACCGGCCCGCACGGTCAGCCCGGCGACGGTCAGCAGGCCGTCCGGCTCCGTGCCGGCCGCTGCCCCCGCACCGCCCGACGCCGAAGACGCCTGCACCGCGTCGTCCTGTGCCGGGGCGGCCGGTCCCGCCGCGTCCGCCGTGTCCGCCGTCTTGGCCGGTGCGGGCGCTGTGCCACGGGTTCGCGGGTCGACGAGTGAGGCCACGCCGTCTCCGAGGAGCATGGCGCCCACACCTGTGACGATGAGCATGATCGACGGGGCGAGGACGATCGACGGCTGGGCGAAGATCGACGGCAGCGCCTCGTTGAGCAGCCGGCCCCAGTCGTACTGCGGGTTCTGCACACCGAGGCCGACGAAAGACAGACTGCTGATGTCGAGCAGGGACAGGGTGAAGCTCGAACTGAGGAGCACCAGCAGCGGCCCGCTGATGTTCGGCAGGACATGTCGGCCCAGGATGCGCAGGCCGGGGACGCCGAGCAGGCGCGCGGTGAGGACGTAGTCCTTGTCCGCGACGGTGGCGGCGAGATTCGCCGTCAGCCGTGCGAACCCGGGGACGCCGGCGACGGCGATCGCGACGATCGCGGACACCGTGCCCGGTCCGAGCACCGCCGCGATGACGAGGGCGAGCACGAGCGAGGGAAAAGCCACCGCCGAGTCGATGAGCCGCAGACAGGTCTCGCGCAGCCACCCGGGTGCCAGGTGGACCAGCGCGCCGATCGCGACGCCGGCGACGAACGAGGTGGCGGTGGCGGCGGCGGCCATGAGCAGGGTGAGCCGGGTCGCGACGAGCGCCCGGGCGAGGACGTCACGGCCGAAGGCGTCGGTGCCGAGGAGATGCTCGGCGCCGGGCCCCAGCCGGGCGTCGCCGGTGAGGGTCTCGGCGGAGTCGCTCAGCAGCGGCGGGGCCACGACGGCCACGACGAGGAGCAGTCCGAGGATCACGGCGCCGGACAGCAGCGACGGGTTGCGGCGCCGTCGGCGCACGGTCGCTTCAGTGGCCACGACGACCTCCCTCGAGAGTGCGGGGGTCGACGATCCCGAGGACGACGTCGACGAGGAGGTTGACGAGCAGGGCGAGCATGCCGACGACGAGGATGATGCCCTGGATCACCGGATAGTCCTTGTAGATGATCGCCTGGACGACCTCGGTGCCGAGCCCCGGGTAGGTGAAGACGTTCTCCAGGATGATCGTCCCTCCGAGCAGGGACGTCAGGACGAGACCGCTCAGGGTGAGGACACTCGTCACGAGGTTGGGCAGCGCGTGGCGGAGGTGGAGACGCACGGATCCCAGGCGGTGGCCGCGAGCGGTCCTCATGTAGTCCTGGGCGAGCACCGAGGCCGTCTCCTGCCGGACGACGCGGGCGATGGCGAAGGCCGGGCCGATGCAGAGCGCGGCGATCGGCAGGACGAGCGCACTCGGCGTCGCGGCGCCGCCGGACGGCAGCAGCCCGAGACTGATCGAGAACAGGACGATGAGGAGGGTCGCGACGACGTAGACCGGCGCCGACGCGAGGAGCCCGGCGACCGTGCCGAATCCGACGCCGAGCCGGCGGCGGCGTCCGTCACGGGTGAGGACGCCGACGGTCATGCCCAGCGGGACGGCGATGACCAGGGAGAGCAGGACGGCCGGGATGACGAGCTGGACGGTGTACGGCAACCGGGTCGCGACGATGTCCGCGACCGGGGTGTCGAACCGGAACGAGGTGCCGAGCCGTCCGGACGCGATGTCGCCGAGGTAGTGGACGAACCGTGTCGTCAGCGGCTCGTCGAGGCCCAGTCGTTCGCGTATCGCCGCGAGCGTGGCCGGGGACGAGTTGGTGCCGGCGATCGCCCGGGCCGGGTCCCCGGGCAGCAGGGGCACGATGAGGAACGTCACGAGGACGAGCAGCAGCATGGACATCAGCAGCCCGCCCGCCCTGCGGACGGCGAACCCGGCCCAGCCACCGCCCAGCCGCAGCCGGGGCACGCGCCGGGCGGGTGCGGCCGACAGCGGCCCGGTCGGGACCGCGGACCCGGCGCTCACAGCGCCGCCGCCGTGAGCGCCGCGTCGTCCGGGTGCCGCTCGTACCAGCGGAACCGTGGTTCGAGCTGGGCCGAGAGCCGCAGCAGCGTCGCCTCGTCGAAGGGCGCGCCCACGAGTTGCGCGCCGACCGGCAGTCCGTCCGCGGTCGTGTGGACGGGCAGCGAGATCGCGGGCAGCCCGGCGATGTTGGCGAACGCGGTGAACGAGACCATCCGGGTCTCGGTGTGTCGCGGGCCGTCCGGGGCGGAGTTCGCCTCGTCGTACACGGGGCCGACCGGTGGCGCCACGACCGCGGTGGTCGGGGTGAGGAGGACGTCGAAGTCCCGGCCCCACTGGGCGACCACCTCGCGCGACTCGGCCTGCAGGCGGGCCGCCGTCCGGGCGTAGTCGCCCGCGGTGACCTCGAGGGCGGTTTCCCGGCGGCGCCGGATGTAGGGGTCCACCGCTTCGGGGTCATCGACCTCGATGGCGTAAGTGGAGGCACTGATGATCGTCCAGGTGAAGCCCATGATCGCCTCGTACGAGAACATCCTCGGACGGGCCTCGACGACCTCGTGCCCCAGGTCGCGCAGTGCCTGCGCGGCCGTCAGCGCCGCTGTGCGGCACTCCTCGTCGACCGGCAGCCCGGTCGGCGCGTCGAGGAGCAGGCCGATCCGCAGCCGTCCGGGATCGGCACCGGCCTCCTCGATGTACGGGCGACCCGGTTCGGGCGCGCTGTACCAGGCGAGCCGGTCGGGACGGCCCATGACGTCGAGCATGAGGGCCGCGTCGCGCACCGTGCGGGTGATGGCGCCTTCGGTCGTCGAGTGTTCCCAGCCCCGGACGAACGCGGGCACGCGTCCCCGGCTCGGTTTGAGGCCCACGAGGCCGGTGACGGACGCCGGGACCCGGATCGATCCGCCGCCGTCGGAGGCGTGCGCCACCGGGGCGAGCCCGGCCGCTACGGCCGCCGACGCGCCGCCGCTCGACCCGCCTGAGGTGTGCGCCGGGTTCCACGGGTTGCGCGTCTTGCCGTGCCGGGCGTTCTCGGAGACGGTCAGGGCGCCGAACTCCGGTGAGTTCGTCCGGCCGAGGGGGATCGCCCCGGCATCGAGGAGGAGCTGGACGTCGGGGTCCGTGACGGTCCTCGGAGTGTCCCGGATGGCCAGTGAGGACATCGTGTTGGGTTGTCCCGCGACGGAGCTGAGGTCCTTGATGGGAACGGGGACGCCGTGCAGCGGGCCGAGCGGATCGCCGCGCAGCACCGCCTCCTCGGCCCGGGCGGCCGCCGCGCGCACGGCGTCGGCGTCGAGCCAGACGACGGCGTTGACGGCGGGATTGATCCGCTCGATGCGGTCGAGGTAGGTCTCGGCCACCTCCACCGGGCTGACCTCTTTGGTGCGCACGAGGTCGGCGATCTGCTGGGCGGTGCTGAATGGGTCGATCACCAGGGGACTCCTGTCAAAACGGTGCGAGGATCTCGGTGCGGGGCGCCGGAACAGCGCGGGGATTCTCCGTGCCGGACGGTCGGGTCCGGCCGCGTGGGTCTCCGCCGCGTGCGGGCGGTGCGCCCGTCAGCCGGTGATGCGCAGGATGGGGTCGTCGAGCGAGCCGCCGAGCATCTGTGCGCTGAATCCCTTGCGCAGCGCGTAGATGAACGGGTCGTTGACCAGCGGCACCGCGTCCACCTGCGAGATCAGGGCCTTGGCGGCCTTCTGGTAGGCGGCGCAGCGGGCCTTTTCGGTCGTCGCCTCGGCGCCCTCGGCGAAGGCCTTGTTCAGCACGGGGTTCTTCACCGCGCCGAGGTTGCCGCCGCCTTCGGGGACGGTCGGGCCCACGAAGTGGGCGAGCGGGTTGGCGAGGCTGCCGAGGAAGTTGAGGTCGGCGAAGACCGTGAGGTCCCAGGCGTCGGGCTTGCCGAACACGGTCCCGACCCAGGCCCCGACGTCGACGTTGGCGAGGGTGACGTCCGCGCCCGCGGCCCGCAGCGCCTCCTGGATGTACTGGTTTCCGGCGCCGGCGGGCCCGACGACCTGGGGGCCGACGAGGCGGATCTTCTTGCCCTTGAGCACGTTCGCCGCCGCGGCTTTGTCCGTCGGTACGAGGAAGGAGGTGCCGGGGTCGTTGCAGGGGATGCCCTTCTGCACGAACATCGTCGACGGCTCACCGGTGTCCTTCGAGACGACCTTGGTGAAGGCGGCGCGGTCGACGGCCTGGGCGACCGCCCGGCGGGTGGCGACGTCCGCGAAGACCGTGCCGGGTCGTTCGTTGAAGAGCAGGTAGAAGTCGGAGAACCGGCTGATGCTCACGCTGCGGCCGGCCACGCCGTCGAAGCGCGGGATGCCGGAGGCGTCGATCTTGCCGATGTCGAGCTGGCCGCTTGCCACGAGGTTGCCGGTCGCCGTCGGGTCGGGCGAGACCAGGTACTCCATCGTCGTGGCGACCTTGCCGGGGATCTTCGTGCGCCAGGCAGGCCACGCCTTGTATTCCGGGCGAAGTCTGTAGGAGTACGAGACGCCGGACTGGGACTTCTCAAGAAGGTACGGGCCGGACTGGGAGCCCTCGGCCTTACCGGCGGCGAGGGCCTTGAGGTCCTTGAGCCCCGCCGGGCAGACAATGCCCGTGCTCGCGACCGACAGGCCGGTGACCATGTCGCCCCACGGCCTGGCCAGCGTGATCTTCACCGTGTGCGCCGCGTCGTCGGCGGCCACTTTCACCTTGTTGCCGGGCCCGAACACCGTGGGGAGATCCGGCGCCGCCGTCTTCGGGTCGACGTAGCGGTCGAGGGAGGCCTTGACGACCTGCGGCGTGATCGGCGTCCCGTCGGCGCAGGTCGCGTCGGTGCGCAAGGTGAACGTGGCCGAGGTCGGCGTGTTCTTCCACTTGGTGGCGAGCCCGCCGACGAGCCCGCCGTCGTCCTTGCGCACGAGGGTGTCGTAACTGTTCCGGGCGAGCTGGTAGTCCGGCAGGGACAGAGCCTTGGCCGGGTCGAAACTTGCCGGCACGTCGATCGTCGTCCGGATCTTCTTCGCCGTGGCGGCCTCACCGCCGCTCGGGTCTCCGGACGTCGATCCCGTGGTGGTGCATCCGGCGAGTACGGCCGTCATGGCGACGGCCGCGGTCACGGGGACCGTGCGAGTACGGGTCTGGCGCATGGGTGCTCCTGGAGAGGGATGTCGCGCTCTGCGCAGGTCGCACGGGATCGGGCGGGACGAGCGCGAGCAGTTCGAGGTGGAGGCGGTGCGCGCGGCGCTCGGGACGCCGCTCGGGAGCGAGCCGTGGAGCGTTTGGTGTGGAGAGGATGCAGCCAAGTGAACGGCGTAGTCAATAGCATTCACTAACTTTGCGTGCGCTGCGCTCGTCGCGGTTTTCGGCCGCGAGAAAACGCTGCTGGTGGCGGGCGCGAAGACTGACGCTTGTCAGTCGCGCGGGAGCGTCGCCGCCTCCGCCTCGAGGGCCGCGAGGAGGATGTCCGTCTGCCGGCGGAAGACGTCGGTCATGTCGATGCTGCGCAGGTGCTCCTTCGCCGCCTCGGCGTAGGGGTACGCGTCAGGATCCGCCGACTGGTACTCCTGCACCCAGTTCACCTTGGCGCCGAACCGCTGGTTGACGAGCCGCCAGGCGTTGTTGCTCGCCATGGCGAGGATGAAGTTCGAGAACGCCTGGTAGTGCAGGACGGCCTCCCGGCCGCGCCAGCCGCCGCGGTGGAACGCTTCCAGGACGGCGTCCACGGCGCGCAACTCGTGAACGCCCCGGGTGACTCTCCCCATGCAGAGCGCGGCGGCCGCCGGGTGGTCCAGCGCGGTGTTCCAGGCACGGATCGCCAGGTCCCGCAGCGACTCGGTCCACGACTCGTGCGGCTCGTACCCCTCGAGGGAGATCCTGTCGAGCTCCTCCGCGACGGCGACCATGATGTGGTCGCGACTCGCGAAGTGCCGGTAGACCGCGGTCGCGGAGGAGGACAGTTCCTTGCCGAGTCGCTGGAAGGTCAGCGCGTCCGGCCCGTCCTCGTCGAGGATCCGCAGCGCAGCCCCCACGATGAGCCCCTGGGAAAGAGTGCCCCGCTGGAGCCGCTTCGTCGACCGGCCTCCGGCAACTGCCACGCGAACGCCTCCCTCGGACGGACGGCGAGCGCACGCCGCCGCAGCCTGCGCCTCCTCACCGGCGACAAGGAAACCAGCCTAAGCGACTGATGCTGAGCGGATCGTCCTGGGCCCGTCACCGGGATGGCCTTGCGCCCATGGGCAGGAGATCGGCGATCGGCCCGGCGACATGACCGCCTGAGACAACCGACGCTCGCCGTTCAGCCTCTACCGCACGAACGGCATCACCCTGCACAAGGACGGCTTCGCCACGCGCATTGCCTGCTCGACGGTCTCGGTCCAGGTGGGCCCCGCGGTGACGTAACCACCCTCCGAGGGGGGAAGGCACGGTTGCCGACCGCAACCTCGCAGCAGGTTGCGGCCGGCGCTCGTTGTGGCTTTGCCGTGCGGGGAACGCGATCAGGCCCAGGGGCCGACCGCCGAGAAGGAACTGTCGGCGCGGAAGGTGGCGTTGTCCTGGAAGGGGTCGACGCGCAGCTCGTAGTTGTAGTGGCGGAGGTAGCGGCCAGGGTAGTTGTACGACTCCAGGCTGACCGAGCCGGTGGCCGAACCTGGCCGGGCGCAGTAGGTGGCGTCCTTGTTGAAGAGCGCCGTGCCGTTGCTCGCGTCGTAGCGGGTGCGGAGGTCCTTGTGCGGGTAGCGGCCGGGGAAGTTGACCGACCGGAGCGAGCGGCTGGTGTTCGTCGGCAGGGTGGTGCCGCCGGAGACCGGGTCGATGCTGCCCAGGGTGGGGACGACCTTCTTGATCAGGCCGTCGGCGTCGAACTCCATCCTGTCGACGGTGGTTTCGCGGTCGGTGCCGTCACCGCCGGGGATGGCGAAACGGTGCCGGTGGCGTAGGCCACGCGGTAGTCCTCGTCCCGGGTGTCGTTCTCCGACCACATGAAGTTGGTGACCTTCGCGGCCATCGAAGGAGACCATGTCGTCGCTCAGCGGCACGACGTACGCCCGGCCCTGGCCCCAGTAGAGGTACGACTGGCCGTCGTCGTCGGTGAAGACCGCCGGGTCGATCATCTGGCCGGCGTAGGCGCCGCGGGCGATCAGCGGCCTGCCCAGGGGGCCCTTGAACGGGCCGGTGGGCGAGTCGGAGACCGCGACGCCGATGTTCGTGTCGGCGGAGTAGTTGCTCAGTTCGAGGACCTCGCCGGGCCAGCGCGCGGTTGTAGACCCGGGAGTCACGCATCCTGCCCTTGAAGAGCTTGTCACCGCTGTAGAGCGACTTGCCGATGTGGTTGGCCGTGGTGACGCCGGACCCGATGGAACCGGGGGGTGACGGTGAAACCGACGGGTTGCGGGCCACCTCCACGCAGCGCGGCGGAGGTCCGGGTGTTCTGCTCGGTGGAGAAGCTCCCGGACGCGATGGCGGTCCGGAACGAGTCGCCGGTGGTGAACAGGTACCCGTTGCTTCCGATGCGTCGAACAACATTCTTCAGGGCAAGGCCGTTCAGCGTCAGGTCCAGGGCGCCTCGACGACGAAGGAGCGGCTGGCCCGGTGCGAGGCCGTGTTCTGCGAAGGGTCGAGCCACAGCTGGAGGTTGTCCCGGTGGCGGAGATAGCGGCCGGGGTAGTTGTACGACTCCAGGGAGACCGAACCGGCCGTGGAGCCGGAACGGGGGCAGAAGGTGGCGTCCTTCCGGAAGATGGCGGATCGGTCGTCGGGGTCCAGCCGGATACGGAAGGCGTAGTGCCGCAGGTACCTGCCCGTGGCGTCCCTGAGTGAGTAGCAGCGGGGGTCGGCCAGGCCGGGGACGAAGGTGAAGGTGGCTGCCTGCCGGGTGGCCGCGGAGCTGGTGGCTCTGACCGGGGCCAGGATGCCGAGTCGGCCGGACTGACTCACGTAGTCGCCGGGGTTGTCGACCGACCGTAGGGCATGCTGCCCCGAAACCCGCGCCGCAGCCGTCGTCGCCGGGGCTGATGTCGGCGTCGACGTCGGTGTCGGTGAGGCGGACGCTCTTGGGGACGACGGCACGGACGAGGCGGCTGGCGACAGCGGGGCCGCGACGGCGGGCCGCGGGGCCGTCTCGTGTGATCCCGTGGCGGTGTACCAGGCCACTGCGGCAGCCGCGAGCGTGACGGCACCCGCGGCTGCCGTAGCCGCGGGCTTGGCGGCCAGCCTCCCGATCGCCCGCGCCGTACGGCTCGCACCGCTCGCCGTACGCGCGCCCGCGCCCGAGCCCCCGCTTGCGCCGACGGTCGCCCCGGCCGATTCCGCCCCCAGCGCCCTGGCCAGTACCAGGCCGGCCAGGCCGACCGGCACCGGCACCAGCGCGAGGCCGGCCAGCAACCCCTCCGCCGGTATCAGGTCGGACGAGCTCAGCAGGCACTGCGGACAGTCGCGGACATGGCGTGCCAGCCGCTTGCGCCACAGCGCGGACGGCCGCCCGTCCCACGAGGCGAGCACGGCGGCCAAGTCTGGGCAGCGCGGCGAGGCCGCCACGGCTCGTACGACGGTGCGCGCCGTCTCCAGCCGTTCCTTGACCCGCTGGATTCGGACCGCGGCATGCTGCGGTGTGAGGCCGCAGGCCGCCGAGAGCTCGCCGCGGGTCAGTTCACCGACGCTCTCCATCCACCACAGCGCGAGTACCTCGCGTTCCTCGTCCTCCAGCCAGCGGGTCGCCTCCACCGCTTCACGCCGCTGGCCCGACAGCGCGAGCTGAAGAATCGCCAGGTCGGAGAAGTCGGCCTGCGGGTCTGGTTCGTGGGCGTTCCCCTCCAGGGGTTCCGTAGTGAGCCAGGGGTGCCCTCTGCGCCACCGGTCACGGATCTGTCGCACGGTGATGGCGACGAGCCAGGACCGGAACCGATCCGGTTGCTCCAGTCCGGGCAACCCGTCCAGGACTCGCATCATCGTCTCCTGGACCACGTCGTCGACGTCGCTGTGCCCGTCCAGCGCCCGCCCGACGATGTTGTAGACCAACGGCAGACAGTCCCGTATCAGCTGTTCCGAGGCCTGCCGGTCCCCGGCCCGCGCCGCCATGACGA
It encodes:
- a CDS encoding sigma-70 family RNA polymerase sigma factor codes for the protein MRSQNRQERPDVAVVMAARAGDRQASEQLIRDCLPLVYNIVGRALDGHSDVDDVVQETMMRVLDGLPGLEQPDRFRSWLVAITVRQIRDRWRRGHPWLTTEPLEGNAHEPDPQADFSDLAILQLALSGQRREAVEATRWLEDEEREVLALWWMESVGELTRGELSAACGLTPQHAAVRIQRVKERLETARTVVRAVAASPRCPDLAAVLASWDGRPSALWRKRLARHVRDCPQCLLSSSDLIPAEGLLAGLALVPVPVGLAGLVLARALGAESAGATVGASGGSGAGARTASGASRTARAIGRLAAKPAATAAAGAVTLAAAAVAWYTATGSHETAPRPAVAAPLSPAASSVPSSPRASASPTPTSTPTSAPATTAAARVSGQHALRSVDNPGDYVSQSGRLGILAPVRATSSAATRQAATFTFVPGLADPRCYSLRDATGRYLRHYAFRIRLDPDDRSAIFRKDATFCPRSGSTAGSVSLESYNYPGRYLRHRDNLQLWLDPSQNTASHRASRSFVVEAPWT
- a CDS encoding ABC transporter substrate-binding protein, coding for MRQTRTRTVPVTAAVAMTAVLAGCTTTGSTSGDPSGGEAATAKKIRTTIDVPASFDPAKALSLPDYQLARNSYDTLVRKDDGGLVGGLATKWKNTPTSATFTLRTDATCADGTPITPQVVKASLDRYVDPKTAAPDLPTVFGPGNKVKVAADDAAHTVKITLARPWGDMVTGLSVASTGIVCPAGLKDLKALAAGKAEGSQSGPYLLEKSQSGVSYSYRLRPEYKAWPAWRTKIPGKVATTMEYLVSPDPTATGNLVASGQLDIGKIDASGIPRFDGVAGRSVSISRFSDFYLLFNERPGTVFADVATRRAVAQAVDRAAFTKVVSKDTGEPSTMFVQKGIPCNDPGTSFLVPTDKAAAANVLKGKKIRLVGPQVVGPAGAGNQYIQEALRAAGADVTLANVDVGAWVGTVFGKPDAWDLTVFADLNFLGSLANPLAHFVGPTVPEGGGNLGAVKNPVLNKAFAEGAEATTEKARCAAYQKAAKALISQVDAVPLVNDPFIYALRKGFSAQMLGGSLDDPILRITG
- a CDS encoding ABC transporter permease is translated as MSAGSAVPTGPLSAAPARRVPRLRLGGGWAGFAVRRAGGLLMSMLLLVLVTFLIVPLLPGDPARAIAGTNSSPATLAAIRERLGLDEPLTTRFVHYLGDIASGRLGTSFRFDTPVADIVATRLPYTVQLVIPAVLLSLVIAVPLGMTVGVLTRDGRRRRLGVGFGTVAGLLASAPVYVVATLLIVLFSISLGLLPSGGAATPSALVLPIAALCIGPAFAIARVVRQETASVLAQDYMRTARGHRLGSVRLHLRHALPNLVTSVLTLSGLVLTSLLGGTIILENVFTYPGLGTEVVQAIIYKDYPVIQGIILVVGMLALLVNLLVDVVLGIVDPRTLEGGRRGH
- a CDS encoding amidase; the protein is MIDPFSTAQQIADLVRTKEVSPVEVAETYLDRIERINPAVNAVVWLDADAVRAAAARAEEAVLRGDPLGPLHGVPVPIKDLSSVAGQPNTMSSLAIRDTPRTVTDPDVQLLLDAGAIPLGRTNSPEFGALTVSENARHGKTRNPWNPAHTSGGSSGGASAAVAAGLAPVAHASDGGGSIRVPASVTGLVGLKPSRGRVPAFVRGWEHSTTEGAITRTVRDAALMLDVMGRPDRLAWYSAPEPGRPYIEEAGADPGRLRIGLLLDAPTGLPVDEECRTAALTAAQALRDLGHEVVEARPRMFSYEAIMGFTWTIISASTYAIEVDDPEAVDPYIRRRRETALEVTAGDYARTAARLQAESREVVAQWGRDFDVLLTPTTAVVAPPVGPVYDEANSAPDGPRHTETRMVSFTAFANIAGLPAISLPVHTTADGLPVGAQLVGAPFDEATLLRLSAQLEPRFRWYERHPDDAALTAAAL
- a CDS encoding ABC transporter ATP-binding protein, which produces MSATATAPDPQAAAPLLRVEDLTVELGNGAAARRVLKGVSFDIPRGTTLALVGESGSGKTTLARTLVGVHRPSSGRILVDDAPLRTSRGRAGAATVQMIPQDPYSSFDPRRTVAQSLAEALDPIRARVKPVRTRIAELLGQVSLDPDTMDRYPHEFSGGQRQRLAIARALAPRPRFVIADEITSALDLTTQAEILNLLADLRRRLSLTMLFISHDLAVVRHVSDTVAVLLHGDLVELGPTGATFAAPNHPYTAQLLASVPGDPRFHLDDEPATV
- a CDS encoding ATP-binding cassette domain-containing protein, producing MATEATVRRRRRNPSLLSGAVILGLLLVVAVVAPPLLSDSAETLTGDARLGPGAEHLLGTDAFGRDVLARALVATRLTLLMAAAATATSFVAGVAIGALVHLAPGWLRETCLRLIDSAVAFPSLVLALVIAAVLGPGTVSAIVAIAVAGVPGFARLTANLAATVADKDYVLTARLLGVPGLRILGRHVLPNISGPLLVLLSSSFTLSLLDISSLSFVGLGVQNPQYDWGRLLNEALPSIFAQPSIVLAPSIMLIVTGVGAMLLGDGVASLVDPRTRGTAPAPAKTADTADAAGPAAPAQDDAVQASSASGGAGAAAGTEPDGLLTVAGLTVRAGDRTLVDDVSFTIGAGQIVGLVGESGSGKSTIAMAVAGLLPEGVRANASRLALGDLDLLGTPPERRLATEIGIVYQDPIGTFNPALRLGTQLTEVARVHLGTPRRQAAQDMGRALADIHVTEPERRLRQHPHELSGGMLQRASIASAMTTNPRLLIADEPTTALDVTVQAEVLRQFRRINREHGTAMLFISHDIGVVGVLCDTVLVLHGGRVVDRTTGDDLRRGTVTHPYTRALLAATPAAAEAGGTLSAVRWTADAHAAQPNGAPPDDLADKTADRPTRAAEGSR
- a CDS encoding TetR/AcrR family transcriptional regulator — encoded protein: MAVAGGRSTKRLQRGTLSQGLIVGAALRILDEDGPDALTFQRLGKELSSSATAVYRHFASRDHIMVAVAEELDRISLEGYEPHESWTESLRDLAIRAWNTALDHPAAAALCMGRVTRGVHELRAVDAVLEAFHRGGWRGREAVLHYQAFSNFILAMASNNAWRLVNQRFGAKVNWVQEYQSADPDAYPYAEAAKEHLRSIDMTDVFRRQTDILLAALEAEAATLPRD
- a CDS encoding AbfB domain-containing protein, with the protein product MGSIDPVSGGTTLPTNTSRSLRSVNFPGRYPHKDLRTRYDASNGTALFNKDATYCARPGSATGSVSLESYNYPGRYLRHYNYELRVDPFQDNATFRADSSFSAVGPWA